ACAAAATATTCCTTGTAAAGTTAAGTTACACAGTTTAGTTTCAGCACTCAGTATTGTTGGGAGTACAATATGACAAGCAGGCAGAAGCCAAgcaaaaaacaggaaaataatCACCGTGTTTTTTGTCATGATAGTTGGATATTGCAGAGGTTTACATATAGACACATACCTGTCATAGGCCATGGCTGACAACAGTAAGAATTCTGAAGTGTTTACAGCATAAGCTATATAAAATTGAAAGAGACAGGCTGAATATGATATGATCTGTTTTTCAGATAAAATGTCAACCAAAAGCTTTGGGTAAATAGCAGTGCTTACAACAACCGAGTTCAGTAATAAAGCTGCAATGAAAATGTACATAGGCTCATGGAGATTCTTGTGTATAAAGATAAGGTACAGAATAGTAGAATTACTgcatattattaaaatatatactgtgaatataaccaaaaaataaacatatctgTATTTCTTAACTTCCACATGCCCACTAAGAGTTATATATGTTGCATTTAACTTATCATCCATTATGGTTGTCTAAAATATTTGTTCAGTAATAAAACAGGAAGATTTTATATCCGGCATACATGAATTGAACTATGAAAAGAAGTCTCactttgatgataatacataaCATCCAACCTGTACTGAAGCATCTTATTCATTCACAGAAAGGCACTTGGTGTTTGTCCATCTCCAGAATTCAGAAAGTGATCTGTTTCAGTCTGTGGAAAGTTTTTATTAAATTGCTTCACCCTCCAAGGATCTCATTAAATTGTTTTACCTCTTTTGAGCATTACGCAATCTTTCCAACTCAAAATATCGGCCGTAGTATTCCACAACAACTTAACAGCCCTCTTTGTTTCACGCGAATGGTCGCAATGGTCTGCCATGGCCTGTTTGGTATCTGATGAGAGGTGAGATTTGATGCATGTTGTTCCTGTCATAGGGAAAATCTTTTCCCATGCGAGTCGTCACAGTCAGGCAGGTCCTTTTTATGTAGTGTGTTTGCTTGTGGTAGGGGCAACTGTACGCAACCTCCTTCTCATTAGGAGCTGCTTAGATGACTTAAACCAGTTGACTGATAAGTTGCAGTGTACCAAAAGAGGACAAGTATGGACCAGCTCCTGGGCCTCTTCCTTTGTCCAGTATGAAGTTGGCAGAGCTTACCACTCTTTCAGCCGTCCCTGCACAGCACATGCTCAGTGTCCCATGAAGCTGTCGGAGATGACTAACTCCAGCACTTCATGTCTGGCGAACATAGCCATCAGCTTTCTCGTGACAGTTACTGTGGTagtaaagaacaaaacaagtcTCTGTCGGAACTACAGAGACTTGTTTGTTGCAGGATTTGATGTACCATGTAGTACAATCCTTGAGTTCATCAATGTCCTCTCCATGTTCATTAAAGATCACTTCCCTGCCTCTTTGAACTGTTGCTGTCAGGGTAGCGCTGTGTCAGGGGTCTCAGCCGACTTCAAGCCAGGTACTGAGTTGGGAGTCTGAGCTGACTTCAAGACAGGTCCTGAGTCGGGAGCCTGAGCTGACTCCAAGCCAGGTCCTGAGTCAGGAGTCTGAGCTGACTCCAAGACAGTTTGCGTGTCGGTGGGTACCAGCCCTCTTGTCTCTGATTTTGGTTTCTAGGCTTTGGGATTTTCTGTTATATTCCTGGTCTCTTTCATtctagtgtttcctgttttattttgataagttCACTCCtgttgtgtcttgtctggttttacttcctgcctttgtttttttcccgCCTTTGTGATTGTCTGGCTCACCCTGATCTGTTCCACCTGTGTTTAATCATCCTGCTCTCCATATGCatttagtttgtgtgtttcccctgtttcactgtcagtttattgtcatattgAGTTCATATTGAGTTTTTATTCCAGTGTTTTGTAGTTCAAGTTTATTCCTTTTGACCATACTTTGTGGATTGTCTTTTCTGTAACCTGCCTGCTGGACCTGCCGCATTTCGTGTTCTAcgtacatttttttcatttgaaatcATTGTACTCTGACTGTTGCCTCCTCATCCTTACTTGCGTTGGGGTCCAAGCCTGTTATCCTGAATACCTGACAGTTTCATTTCCCtctacaaacatagtagttttaagcccaaccatgttgttttttcctaaacctaactaagtggttttgttgcctaaacctaaagtgacgccaaggggcgtgacaaagcgtcagtatgggacgagttgggatgaaaatgtgtttaatttaggGATGGTTACCGAAACCTGGTATTAAGGGGCTGAAGACCGTAGTATTTATTATTACGCTAACGCCTCTCCCCTTCTCCATGTCAGGGCTGTGGAGGAGCTCTCTACATACACACAGCAAAGCCAGCTAACAGCAGATCGgagaggccgcggtggagacGGTGAAGTGAAGATTTGATACTACACTCGTTATTATAAGtaagtcaaaaaaaaatttgcaagTATAAAGCCAATAATTTATTAAtgcacctgttcaacaagctcATGACctataggtgagggttggagcGTAGATGGAGTGGTAAATCAAGAGCTTTGctttccggctcagctccctaTTCACCACAATGGTCGTACAGGGCCCGTATAACTGCAGACGgccaaactgtcatggccattttcaatgcggttccttgacctctgacctcaagttatgtgaatgaaaacgggttctatgggtacccacgagtctcccctttacagacatgcccactttatgataatcagatgcagtttggggcaagtcatagtcaagtcagcacactgacacactgacagctgttgttgcctgttgttaattgatttccaataataaatatatacatatatttgcataaagcagcatatttgtccactcccatgttgataagagtattaaatatttgacaaatctccctttaaggtacattttgaacagataaaaaatgtgtgattaatttgcaattaatcacgattaactatggacaatcatgcgattaaatattttaatcgattgacagctctatttAGGATACATCttgttaatcttttttttttttaataatgtaatCTGTGTATGACCTTGAACTGAATCAGCTGTTACCTGGCATTAATTGAATTTAAGTGAatcctctccatcccctccTTCCACACCTGCTCTGTCAACTCAACACCAAGATCTGCCTCCCAGGCAGATTTGATATGGTTTGAtgatgcagcagtaatattagaaaacaacaacacaaatttTGATACAAGCTGTTGAGAATGAGGATGTTATTTCATTAAAGCATTAAAATAGTGTTCCTTGGGTTGGTTATCAAAATGTgagaaagggagatttgtcaagtatttaatactcttatcaatatgggagttggcaaatatgcttgctttatataaatttatgtatatatttattaccgtttataaaccctcacaggtactgcatttagcataacaaaaatattctcaaatcataacatggcaaactttttatttatttgacctttatttaaccaggtaaaatcaaactgcagcccaacaggcaacaacagctgtcagtgtgtcagtgtgctgacttgactatgacttgccccaaactgcatgtgattatcataaagtgggaatgtctgtaaaggggagaattTCTGAATTTAAAGACAACCAGGCTGACGTAGGAAATGtgtagctaatatgcacacttcaatatttgttaagtcatatcgtcatcgcaatattgaacaatgtTATTACAGATTTTCCTCATAACGTGCAGGCCTAGTGTACAAATCGATTCAGATCCCGTAAAGGTTTGTTGCATGTCAACCGACCCACCCATGTTGCTGAAACATGTGGACACTATAGCCCAATGTCACATTTATATTATGGGAGAAACCGTAGGAGAGGTCATTCAAAGTGACATGCTCCCTCTTAAGacagtcaattaacaacaattaacaaaaatgtatttatttaataactgcAGCATATAAATGAATCATTACATTGTTCAAACTGAAGATACTCTTCGCTGTTTCCGTAAAAAAAGGATCTTTACAATGTGGAAACAAATCCTAACATACCTTCCAAAGATCATAACATTCACATCTCTGCATTATAATCACAGAAGAAATGACTGCACATTAGCATCACTAACATCATTATTACTGTAAGATCACTTTTAATACATTAGACCAGTTTGGCTTGACAGAACAACCTCTTCAGGTGTTTAgagatttctttcatttttagtCCGTATATAATTGGATTAAAGAGAGGATTATACAAAACGATTTGTAAAGTCATTATGGAATTCACAATTTTTGGAAAATTAGATCCCAGTCGAGCTATCGCGATATCATATGCACACAAACAGGAAAAGCTGATTAAAACCAACAGGTGAGGTAAACAggtctctgctgcttttttccTAACTTCTCTGCAACTTTGATGGGTTATTATAAgtatttttgtgtatgtaaaaatAATGAAGAGTATAGGCAGAATTAAAAGATCTAATAAACCAACAACACCATATATAGTAATTACTCTTGAACTTACACATTGAAGTTTATAAATTGCATTGTTACAAAATATTCCTTGTAAAGTTAAGTTACACAGTTTAGTTTCAGCACTCAGTATTGTTGGGAGTGCAATATGACAAGCAGGCAGAAGCCAAgcaaaaaacaggaaaatactCACCGTGTTATTTGTCATGATAGTTGGATATTGCAGAGGTTTACATATAGACACATACCTGTCATAGGCCATGGCTGACAACAGTAAGAATTCTGAACCGCCTAcagcataaaatatataaaattgaAAAAGACAGGCAGAATAAGATGTGATCTGTTTTTCAGATAAAATGTCAACCATAAGCTTTGGGTAAATAGCAGTGCTTAAAACAACCGAGTTCAGTAATAAAGCTGCAATGAAAATGTACATAGGCTCATGGAGATTTTTGTGTATAAAGATAAGGTACAGAATAGTAGAATTACTGCATACTATTAGAATATATACTGTGAATATaaccaaaaaataaacatatctgTATTTGTTAACGTCCATATGCCCACCAAGAGTTATATATGTTGCATTTAACTTATCATCCATTATGGTTGTCTAAAATATATGTTCAGTAATAAAACAGGAAGATTTTATATCCGGCATACATGAATTAAACTATGAAAAGAAGTCTCactttgatgataatacataaCATCCAACCTGTACTGAAGCATCTTATTCATTCACAGAAAAGCACTTGGTGTTTGTCCATCTCCAGAATTCAGAAAGTGAACTGTTTCAGTCTGTGGAAAGTTTTTATTAAATTGCTTCACCCTCCAAAGATCTCATTAAATTGTTTTACCTCTTTTGAGCATTACGCAATCTTTCCAACTCAAAATATCAGCCGTAGTATTACACAACAACTTAACAGCCCTCTTTGTTTCACGCGAATGGTCGCAATGGTCTGCCATGGCCTGTTTGGTATCTGATGAGAGGAGAGATTTGAGGCATGTTGTTTCTGGCATAGGGAAAATCTTTTCCCATGCAAGTCGTCACAGTCATGGCCATCAGCTTTTTCGTGACAGTTACTGTGGtagtaaacaacaaaacaagtctCTGTCGGAACAACATTACCCACACAGAATGTGATGTACCATGTAGTACAATCCTTGAGTTCATCAATGTCCTCTCCATGTTCATTAAAGATCACTTCCCTGCCTCTTTGAACTGTTGCTGTCAGGGAAGCGCTGTGTCAGGGGTCTCAGCCGACTTCAAGCCAGGTCCTGAGTCGGGAGTCTGAGCTGACTTCAAGACAGTTTGCGTGTCAGGTGTACCAGCCGTCTTGTCCCTGATTTAGGTTTCTAGGCTTTGGGGTTTTCTGTTATATTCCTTGTCTCTTTCATtctagtgtttcctgttttattttgataagttCACTCCtgttgtgtcttgtctggttttacttcctgccttttttttttccccgccTTTGTGATTGTCTGGCTCACCCTGATCTGTTCCACCTGTGTTTAATCATCCTGCTCTCCATGTGCatttagtttgtgtgtttccCCTGTTTCACTGTCAGTTCATTGTCATATTGAGTTCATATTTAGGTTTTATTCCAGTGTTTTGTAGTTCAAGTTTATTTCTTTTGACTATACTTTGTGGATTGTCTTTTCTGTAACCTGCCTGCTGGACCTGCCGCATTTTGTGTTCTACGTacgtttttttcatttgaaatcATTGTACTCTGACTGTTGCCTCCTCATCCTTACTTGCGTTGGGGTCCAAGCCTGTTATCCTGAAAACCTGACAGTTTCATTTCCCtctacaaacatagtagttttaagcccaaccatgttgttttttcctaaacctaactaagtggttttgttgcctaaacctaaagtgacgccaaggggcgtgacaaagcgtcagtatgggacgagttgggatgaaaatgtgtttaatttaggGATGGTTACCGAAACCTGGTATTAAGGGGCTAAAGACCGATGTATTTATTATCACGCTAACGCCTCttcccttctccatgtcaggGCTGTGGAGGAGCTCTCTACATACACACAGCAAAGCCAGCTAACAGCAGATCGgagaggccgcggtggagacGGTGAAGTGAAGATTTGATACTACACTCGTTATTATAAGTaagtcaaaaaaaaacattgcaagTATAAAGCCAATAATTTATTAATGCACCTGCTCAacaagctcatgaccataggtgagggttggagcGTAGATGGAGTGGTAAAccaagagctttgccttccggctcagctccctcttcaccacaatggTCCGGTACAGGGGCCCGTATAACTGCAGACGTCGCACCGAACagcctgtccatctcccgctccatttttTGGCTAATAGTGAATTGTTACAAACGTGTAAGCTATTTTGTTAAGTATTAGTGAAGGCTCTTTCATTGAATAACTTTAGTTCCCTCTAGTAAGCAGTGTTCCAGTGTATGTGTCTGgggattttattgtgaagggtggAACGAAAGGAGTGAAGCAGTGATGCGCTGTTGTTGGCGAAGTTGGAGTAATAAAGTTGTTGCCTTCTTGGTGCAGACTAGGGAGCCTCCGTGTTATACAAGCTAAAACAAATGCTGTCTGTGTGTAGTCTAACTGTGTAGCTAAGTTTGCCATGTATCTTAAAATTTGGCAAATTCTTGTACCTCTACAAACAAACTTACAAACAAGGGCAACCCACattctaaaaaagacaaaaggccAGACTGGACACAGATAAATACAATTCAGTCAGGAacactttagtcaaagaaaactttatttccatttgcagtaatatatacagtatattggcggtatggctctgttctgggacctccctgcccatccacgcgcatatgTGGCAAGGAGAGCACACCTCCTCGCCCTTtcatgtgcatacatggaaagccaaaggcaggtagagcagcagcaaagaccccccgGATGCAGAACAGAGCCGGCATCAATGACAATAGAAATTACATTGATTAAGTCAGACACAGTAttaaaaggaggtggtggggtggaggtgggttgccAGCGtcttgtagaggaagcagcaaaggtatggcaggctgaagcagcttaaataaggcgccctgtatgaaatttgccaatgaatgcatagaggggaatcagctgattgggctggcttaagatcGACTGCTATTAGCTGATAACTGTCATATGAGCAGAGTTTGACttcatggcctgcctgaactaacTCTACACTCGATTGATGTTTTAGCctatatcattttttttcagcaaaTGGCAAGAATATCAAAACTGTTTATCATACAGTAGGGACCTAAACAAATCCATAGGAGAATTAAGATGTCTAATAATTGGGCCCCAGGTACTCCTTCCACACCTCCTCAGTCAACTCAACACCAAGATCTGCCTCCCAGGCAGATTTGATATGGTTTGATGATGCAGCAGTAATATAAGAAAACAACAGCACAAATTTTGATACAAGCTGTTTAGAACGAGGATGTTATTTCattaaagcataaaaaatagtGTTCCTTGGGTTGGTTATCAAAATGTgagaaagggagatttgtcaagtatttaatactcttatcaacatgggagtgggcaaatatgcttgctttatataaatttatgtatgtacttattattggaaatcaattaacaacacaaaacaatgataaatattgtccggaaaccctcacaggtactgcatttagcataaaaaatatgctcaaatcataacatggcaaactttttatttatttgacctttatttaaccaggtaaaatcaaactgcagcccaacaggcaacaacagctgtcagtgtgtcagtgtgctgacttgactctgacttgccccaaactgcatgtgatattGAACAATGTTATTACAGATTTTCCTCATAACGTGCAGGCCTAATGTACAAATCGATTCAGATCCCGTAAAGGTTTGTTGCATGTCAACCGACCCACCCATGTTGCTGAAACACATGGACATTATAGCCCAATGTCACATTTATATTATGGGAGAAACCGTAGGAGAGGTCATTCAAAGTGACATGCTCCCTCTTAAGacagtcaattaacaacaattaacaaaaatgtatttatttaataactgcAGCATATAAATGAATCATTACATTGTTCAAACTGAAGATACTCTTCGCTGTTTCCGTAAAAAAAGGATCTTTACAATGTGGAAACAAATCCTAACATACCTTCCAAAGATCATAACATTCACATCTCTGCATTATTATCACAGAAGAAATGACTGCACATTAGCATCACTAACATCATTATTACTGTAAGATCACTTTTAATACATTAGACCAGTTTGGCTTGACAGAACAACCTCTTCAGGTGTTTAgagatttctttcatttttagtCCGTATATAATTGGATTAAAGAGAGGATGATACAAAACGGTTTGTAAAGTCATTATGGAATTCACAATTTTTGGAAAATTAGATCCCAGTCGAACTATCGCGACATCATATGCACACAAACAGGAAAAGCTGATTAAAACCAACAGGTGAGGTAAACAggtctctgctgcttttttccTGACTTCTCTGCAACTTCGATGGGTTATTATAAgtatttttgtgtatgtaaaaatAATGAAGAGCATAGGCAGAATTGCAAGATCTAATAAAGCAACAACACCATTTATAGTAATTACTCTTGAACTTACACATTGAAGTTTATAAATTGCATTGTTACAAAATATTCCTTGTAAAGTTAAGTTACACAGTTTAGTTTCAGCACTCAGTATTGTTGGGAGTGCAATATGACAAGCAGGCAGAAGCCAAgcaaaaaacaggaaaatactCACCGTGTTTTTTGTCATGATAGTTGGATATTGCAGAGGTTTACATATAGACACATACCTGTCATAGGCCATGGCTGACAACAGTAAGAATTCTGAACTGCCTAcagcataaaatatataaaattgaAAGAGACAGGCAGAATAAGATGTGATCTGTTTTTCAGATAAAATGTCAACCAAAAGTTTTGGGTAAATAGCAGTGCTT
This DNA window, taken from Sebastes fasciatus isolate fSebFas1 chromosome 14, fSebFas1.pri, whole genome shotgun sequence, encodes the following:
- the LOC141782382 gene encoding olfactory receptor 13C2-like, translated to MDDKLNATYITLSGHVEVKKYRYVYFLVIFTVYILIICSNSTILYLIFIHKNLHEPMYIFIAALLLNSVVVSTAIYPKLLVDILSEKQIISYSACLFQFYIAYAVNTSEFLLLSAMAYDRYVSICKPLQYPTIMTKNTVIIFLFFAWLLPACHIVLPTILSAETKLCNLTLQGIFCNNAIYKLQCVSSRVITIYGVVALLDLAILPMLFIIFTYTKILIITHRSCREVRKKAAETCLPHLLVLISFSCLCAYDIAIVRLGSNFPKIVNSIMTLQMVLYNPLFNPIIYGLKMKEISKHLKRLFCQAKLV
- the LOC141782383 gene encoding olfactory receptor 1-like yields the protein MDDKLNATYITLGGHMDVNKYRYVYFLVIFTVYILIVCSNSTILYLIFIHKNLHEPMYIFIAALLLNSVVLSTAIYPKLMVDILSEKQITSYSACLFQFYIFYAVGGSEFLLLSAMAYDRYVSICKPLQYPTIMTNNTVSIFLFFAWLLPACHIALPTILSAETKLCNLTLQGIFCNNAIYKLQCVSSRVITIYGVVGLLDLLILPILFIIFTYTKILIITHQSCREVRKKAAETCLPHLLVLISFSCLCAYDIAIARLGSNFPKIVNSIMTLQIVLYNPLFNPIIYGLKMKEISKHLKRLFCQAKLV
- the LOC141782368 gene encoding olfactory receptor 1-like, translating into MDDKLNATYITLGGHVEVNKYRYVYFLVIFTVYILIICSNSTILYLIFIHKNLHEPMYIFIAALLLNSVVLSTAIYPKLLVDILSEKQITSYSACLFQFYIFYAVGSSEFLLLSAMAYDRYVSICKPLQYPTIMTKNTVSIFLFFAWLLPACHIALPTILSAETKLCNLTLQGIFCNNAIYKLQCVSSRVITINGVVALLDLAILPMLFIIFTYTKILIITHRSCREVRKKAAETCLPHLLVLISFSCLCAYDVAIVRLGSNFPKIVNSIMTLQTVLYHPLFNPIIYGLKMKEISKHLKRLFCQAKLV